Proteins encoded by one window of Chondromyces crocatus:
- a CDS encoding glycosyltransferase family 39 protein, producing the protein MEAPPSEPRPLEPLASPNRPTDSDAVSRLRAFLTGPALLLPAVLLLALLVRLPGLGFDIPTLSWTTNSFPLTHHADEPVNQRVVRTVLSSGDFNPRFFNYPSLFFYLHALLHVVAYGIARALGAVPAPAEGMSFTRAASTISESTLALLLSRGLSVAFGVGSVYLLYVAGKRLISPRAGLAAAFLLAVSPTFIRNTRFFSPDACTTFFVLLTLVCALDVLRRGSLRDHLLTGAAVGLAASTKYNAGLLLVLPLAAQLLREGAQGLKDRRLYLGFVMAAAAFVATSPFTVLDFPAFLEGFKKEVAHYTTGHLGAEGNSGVWYARYLWLAEGPVVLLGFVGLVWSYVRRSRELTLLSIFPLVYLPLISRMAYRNDRTVMLVLPFLFLFALVALQRLAGWGPSERLQRPARRIGAVALALLSITLPLLAIVDHIPALGMPAPRAQARQWFEDNVPTGQRIALEWHSAVPRRSAHYLVPLRTLSSYDLAWYRENRVSYFISSEEMTDRFYDDPERHADTIARYEALFGQLERVAVFPNPYRPWASGPFARLLGGDRDKVWPGYAYNGEQRIYRMPKAPTPTP; encoded by the coding sequence ATGGAGGCGCCGCCCAGCGAGCCCAGACCCCTCGAGCCTCTGGCATCGCCGAACCGTCCCACCGACAGCGATGCGGTATCGCGCCTCCGCGCCTTCCTGACCGGCCCCGCCCTCCTCCTTCCAGCCGTGCTCCTGCTCGCGCTCCTCGTGCGCCTCCCCGGGCTCGGCTTCGACATCCCGACCCTCTCCTGGACCACGAACTCGTTCCCCCTCACTCACCACGCCGACGAGCCGGTCAACCAGCGCGTCGTGCGCACCGTCCTCTCCTCCGGCGATTTCAACCCCCGCTTCTTCAACTACCCCAGCCTCTTCTTCTACCTCCACGCCCTGCTCCACGTCGTCGCCTACGGGATCGCCCGCGCCCTCGGCGCCGTGCCCGCCCCGGCCGAAGGCATGAGCTTCACGCGCGCGGCGAGCACGATCAGCGAGTCCACCCTCGCCCTGCTCCTGAGCCGCGGCCTCAGCGTCGCGTTCGGCGTCGGCAGCGTCTACCTCCTCTACGTCGCCGGCAAGCGCCTGATCTCCCCGCGCGCCGGCCTCGCCGCCGCCTTCCTGCTCGCCGTCTCGCCCACGTTCATCCGCAACACCCGCTTCTTCTCCCCGGACGCGTGCACCACGTTCTTCGTGCTGCTCACCCTCGTCTGCGCCCTCGACGTGCTCCGGCGAGGCTCTCTCCGCGACCACCTGCTCACCGGCGCCGCCGTCGGTCTCGCCGCCTCGACCAAGTACAACGCCGGCTTGCTGCTCGTCCTCCCCCTCGCCGCGCAGCTCCTGCGTGAGGGCGCCCAGGGCCTCAAGGACCGGCGCCTCTACCTCGGCTTCGTCATGGCAGCGGCCGCCTTCGTCGCCACCTCACCCTTCACCGTGCTCGACTTCCCCGCCTTCCTGGAAGGGTTCAAGAAAGAGGTCGCCCACTACACCACGGGCCACCTCGGCGCCGAGGGCAACTCGGGCGTCTGGTACGCGCGCTACCTCTGGCTCGCCGAGGGCCCCGTCGTCCTCCTCGGTTTCGTCGGCCTCGTGTGGAGCTACGTCCGCCGCTCCCGCGAGCTGACCCTGCTCTCCATTTTCCCCCTCGTCTATTTGCCGCTGATCAGCCGGATGGCGTACCGCAACGACCGGACGGTGATGCTGGTCCTGCCGTTCCTCTTTCTCTTCGCCCTCGTCGCCCTCCAGCGCCTCGCCGGCTGGGGGCCCTCCGAGCGCCTCCAGCGCCCAGCGCGTCGCATCGGCGCGGTCGCGCTGGCGCTTCTCTCCATCACGCTGCCTCTCCTGGCGATCGTCGATCACATCCCCGCGCTCGGCATGCCAGCGCCGAGAGCGCAGGCGCGCCAGTGGTTCGAGGACAACGTACCCACCGGCCAGCGCATCGCACTCGAGTGGCACAGCGCCGTGCCCCGCAGGTCCGCTCATTACCTGGTCCCCCTCCGCACCCTGTCCTCGTACGACCTCGCCTGGTACCGGGAGAACCGCGTGAGCTACTTCATTTCCAGCGAGGAAATGACGGATCGTTTCTACGACGACCCGGAGCGCCACGCGGACACCATCGCCCGTTACGAGGCGCTCTTCGGCCAGCTCGAACGGGTCGCCGTGTTCCCCAACCCGTACCGTCCCTGGGCTTCCGGGCCCTTCGCTCGCCTCCTCGGAGGTGACCGTGACAAGGTGTGGCCGGGATACGCCTACAACGGTGAGCAGCGGATCTACCGGATGCCCAAAGCGCCGACGCCGACCCCCTGA
- a CDS encoding nuclear transport factor 2 family protein, with product MNKSRNFTSRVSIGRIGAALGMAALVVSGMSATAPASGNPQNQLQQLVDESEITKLTYCYAAATDAVGAGRLLVAKAMYAQCFTPDAVLEVYSPGVDRNGPPSLSGSPDDWADVALNEFTNGGYVSTQHLNGNVRVTVHGNTARMSTYLLATHVVDPAGAVEIANGTYEDVVVRTPQGWRISKRTLILSTYYRVESP from the coding sequence ATGAACAAGAGCCGCAATTTCACCTCTCGCGTGTCCATCGGTCGAATCGGCGCAGCACTCGGCATGGCGGCGCTCGTCGTGAGCGGGATGTCCGCCACGGCCCCCGCCTCGGGCAACCCTCAGAATCAGCTCCAGCAGCTCGTCGACGAGTCCGAGATCACGAAGCTCACCTACTGCTATGCCGCAGCGACCGATGCCGTCGGCGCGGGCAGGTTGCTCGTCGCCAAGGCAATGTACGCGCAGTGCTTCACGCCCGACGCCGTTCTCGAGGTGTACAGCCCCGGCGTCGACCGCAATGGACCTCCCAGCCTGAGCGGCTCACCCGACGACTGGGCCGACGTCGCGCTGAATGAGTTCACCAATGGTGGCTACGTCTCGACGCAGCACCTCAATGGCAACGTCCGCGTCACGGTGCACGGCAACACCGCGAGAATGTCCACCTACCTCCTCGCGACCCACGTCGTCGATCCTGCGGGCGCCGTCGAGATCGCGAACGGAACGTACGAGGACGTGGTCGTTCGCACACCCCAGGGCTGGCGGATCTCGAAGCGGACGCTGATCTTGAGCACGTATTACCGGGTCGAGTCACCCTGA
- a CDS encoding SOUL family heme-binding protein, with translation MQNPLVPTPSEVATPATLLPISAEHGDPPVLARNRRARAVRALLPAVAVGSAVAAFVAADRIRRPAVRAATLSMLGSLVGAGLVRWQLARLFTEQPAHTVERRIGKLEVRHYPAMVEAATIVEGVFWPRALSEGFRRLAGFIFGSNVAGEQIAMTAPVVATATVGETTALTSPDGCTLDGAAGLTVGFLMPRDRTSGSLPVPRDHRICFRDIPPRRIAVRRFSGRLDSARVAVEQRKLIASAERAGFTVRGEPTFAAYDPPTTLPFLRRFEVWVEVD, from the coding sequence ATGCAGAATCCCCTCGTCCCCACTCCGTCCGAGGTGGCCACCCCCGCCACCCTGCTCCCGATCTCCGCAGAGCATGGCGACCCCCCCGTCCTTGCGCGGAACCGCCGTGCCCGCGCCGTGCGCGCCCTCCTGCCCGCGGTCGCCGTGGGGTCTGCCGTGGCCGCGTTCGTCGCTGCGGACAGGATCCGACGCCCGGCCGTGCGTGCCGCGACCTTGAGCATGCTCGGGTCCCTCGTTGGCGCCGGCCTCGTCCGCTGGCAGCTCGCCCGCCTGTTCACCGAGCAGCCTGCGCACACCGTCGAGCGACGCATCGGCAAGCTCGAGGTCCGGCACTACCCCGCGATGGTCGAGGCGGCCACCATCGTCGAAGGCGTCTTCTGGCCTCGCGCCCTCAGCGAAGGCTTCCGACGGCTCGCGGGCTTCATCTTCGGGAGCAACGTCGCTGGCGAGCAGATCGCCATGACGGCCCCCGTCGTCGCCACCGCCACCGTCGGCGAGACGACGGCCCTGACCTCCCCGGATGGCTGCACCCTCGACGGCGCCGCCGGACTCACCGTGGGCTTCCTCATGCCCCGCGACCGGACCTCCGGTTCACTCCCCGTACCCCGCGACCACCGCATCTGCTTTCGCGACATCCCGCCGCGCCGGATCGCCGTCCGTCGCTTCAGCGGCCGGCTCGACAGCGCCCGGGTCGCCGTCGAGCAACGCAAGCTCATCGCCAGCGCAGAGCGCGCCGGCTTCACGGTCCGAGGGGAGCCCACCTTCGCCGCCTACGATCCTCCCACGACCCTCCCGTTCCTGCGTCGTTTCGAGGTCTGGGTGGAGGTCGACTGA
- a CDS encoding STAS domain-containing protein has protein sequence MPSAQNEQPIRYEHFFQSSGDLLCVVNGEGRFIAVNQVFCDVLGYREDALLGEPFVAVIHPEDVEPVRAFIQEGRNGAPLLRVDARFLRRDMTSQRLIFGLRRATEEEHVYGSGREAGPQPSAAARRQQQVLLQKMQAVARVGGWEVDCRNNSQSWTEETFRIHEIPLGNEPSTQEGINYYAPEHIPYITAAFTACAKEAIPYDLELQIVTAKGRRVWVRTAGVPIIEDGEIVRVIGAFQDIDEMKRRELDLAEKLAIIEQQRSAIHAMSAPIIQVWDGVLALPVVGMLDRERAGEITARILDAVVESGARYAILDLTGVEVVDEVTADHLLRILRAIQLLGAQGLITGIRPAVAQTLTALQAGFAGVRTLSSLRDALKLCMRQRMPRTEARLSG, from the coding sequence ATGCCCTCCGCCCAGAACGAACAGCCCATCCGTTACGAGCACTTCTTCCAGTCGTCGGGCGATCTCCTCTGCGTGGTCAATGGCGAGGGGCGGTTCATCGCGGTCAATCAGGTCTTCTGCGACGTTCTCGGCTACCGCGAGGACGCGCTCCTGGGGGAGCCCTTTGTTGCCGTGATCCACCCGGAGGACGTCGAGCCGGTCAGGGCGTTCATCCAGGAGGGGAGGAATGGAGCTCCCCTGCTGCGCGTCGACGCGCGCTTCCTCCGGCGCGACATGACCTCCCAGCGCCTCATCTTCGGCCTTCGCCGGGCGACCGAGGAAGAGCACGTCTACGGATCCGGGCGTGAAGCGGGGCCGCAGCCCTCGGCGGCCGCGAGGCGCCAGCAGCAGGTCCTCCTCCAGAAGATGCAGGCCGTCGCCCGCGTCGGCGGGTGGGAGGTCGACTGTCGCAACAACAGCCAGTCGTGGACCGAAGAGACCTTCCGCATCCACGAGATCCCGCTGGGCAACGAGCCCTCCACCCAGGAGGGCATCAACTACTACGCGCCCGAGCACATCCCCTACATCACCGCCGCCTTCACGGCGTGTGCGAAAGAAGCGATCCCCTACGATCTCGAGCTGCAGATCGTCACCGCCAAGGGCCGCCGGGTCTGGGTGCGCACGGCGGGCGTCCCGATCATCGAGGATGGCGAGATCGTTCGTGTCATCGGTGCCTTCCAGGACATCGACGAGATGAAGCGTCGCGAGCTCGACCTCGCGGAGAAGCTGGCCATCATCGAGCAGCAGCGCTCGGCGATCCACGCCATGTCGGCCCCGATCATCCAGGTCTGGGACGGCGTCCTCGCGCTCCCCGTGGTCGGCATGCTCGACCGCGAACGCGCTGGCGAGATCACCGCGCGCATCCTCGACGCCGTCGTCGAGTCCGGTGCCCGCTACGCCATCCTCGATCTCACCGGCGTCGAGGTCGTCGACGAGGTGACGGCGGATCATCTCCTCCGCATCCTCCGCGCCATCCAGCTCCTCGGCGCCCAGGGGCTCATCACGGGCATCCGTCCCGCCGTCGCCCAGACCCTCACCGCGCTCCAGGCCGGGTTCGCTGGCGTGCGCACCCTCAGCAGCCTCCGCGACGCCCTCAAGCTCTGCATGCGCCAGCGCATGCCTCGGACCGAAGCCCGCTTGTCCGGCTGA
- a CDS encoding bifunctional alpha,alpha-trehalose-phosphate synthase (UDP-forming)/trehalose-phosphatase → MTEPRLLIVSNRLPVTVRTDRGELSVAPSAGGLATGLRGPHTKSDGLWIGWPGDVSHLDDAQRGSLDEKLEAMRAVPLYLEPEEVTRYYEGYSNGVLWPLFHYMVDRIPLVSTDWEVYQHVNQRFADLTVARYRPGDTIWVQDYQLMLVPGMIRERLPSATIGFFLHIPFPSSEAFRILPRREEILTGLLGADLIGFHTFSYLDQFARSMMRILGLDVEVDRLRYAGRNVRLGVFPMGIDAAHFSQVATSPELATEADAIRQRAAPCRILLGVDRMDYTKGLTRRLLAYERLLARSPELHGKVRLVQVAVPSRTEVDAYVTLKTQVDELVGKINGEYGTIDWTPIHYLYRSIPESQLIALYRAADVMLVTPVRDGLNLVAKEFIASRVDDDGVLILSELAGAASELGEALRVNPYDIDATAGAMAQALALAPEERRIRMSALRRRIMTHDVHRWVSLFLGTLERSATQREPAGARESPAEQIDAVVTSLRAAPSLLLLLDYDGTLVPFAATPPQAAPDEALLALLRDLARRPATRVHVVSGRPHQDLERWLGALPIGLHAEHGLWSRLTPDADWHRNIDPQTQWKDHVRPIVEQFVSSTPGSLIEEKVASLAWHYRMADPGFGASQAKELRLHLGALLSNQPLEILQGHKVVEIRMHGVNKGAIVPLVLSPEPSDEAILALGDDQTDEDLFAALPPSAVAIHVGPSDSRAPHRIPDPAAVRRLLQRLLS, encoded by the coding sequence GCGCCGAGCGCGGGCGGGCTCGCCACCGGGCTCCGAGGGCCTCACACGAAGTCCGACGGGCTCTGGATCGGCTGGCCGGGTGACGTGAGTCACCTGGACGATGCGCAGCGCGGGTCTCTCGACGAGAAGCTCGAGGCCATGCGGGCGGTACCCCTCTACCTGGAGCCGGAGGAGGTCACCCGTTATTACGAGGGGTATTCGAACGGCGTGCTGTGGCCGCTGTTCCATTACATGGTCGATCGCATCCCCCTCGTCTCGACCGACTGGGAAGTGTACCAGCACGTCAATCAGCGCTTCGCCGATCTCACCGTCGCGCGCTACCGCCCTGGCGACACCATCTGGGTCCAGGACTACCAGCTCATGCTCGTCCCCGGCATGATCCGCGAGCGCCTCCCCTCGGCCACCATCGGCTTCTTCCTGCACATCCCTTTCCCCTCCTCGGAAGCGTTCAGGATCCTGCCCCGGCGCGAAGAGATTCTCACGGGCCTGCTCGGGGCCGATCTCATCGGCTTCCACACGTTCTCGTACCTCGACCAGTTTGCACGTTCGATGATGCGGATCCTCGGCCTCGACGTCGAGGTGGACCGCCTCCGCTACGCCGGCCGCAACGTCCGCCTCGGCGTGTTCCCCATGGGCATCGACGCCGCTCACTTCTCGCAGGTCGCGACTTCCCCCGAACTCGCCACCGAGGCCGACGCCATCCGGCAGCGCGCGGCCCCGTGCCGCATTCTCCTCGGTGTCGACCGCATGGACTACACCAAGGGCCTCACCCGGCGCCTCCTCGCGTACGAGCGGCTCCTCGCCCGCTCCCCCGAGCTGCACGGCAAGGTGCGGCTCGTCCAGGTGGCCGTCCCTTCCCGCACCGAGGTCGACGCCTACGTCACCCTGAAGACCCAGGTCGACGAGCTGGTGGGCAAGATCAACGGCGAGTACGGCACCATCGACTGGACCCCCATCCACTACCTCTACCGCTCCATCCCCGAGTCTCAGCTCATCGCGCTCTACCGCGCCGCCGACGTGATGCTCGTCACCCCCGTGCGGGATGGCCTCAACCTCGTCGCCAAGGAGTTCATCGCCTCGCGCGTCGACGACGACGGTGTGCTCATCCTGAGCGAGCTGGCCGGTGCAGCCTCCGAACTGGGCGAGGCGCTGCGGGTGAACCCTTACGACATCGACGCCACCGCGGGGGCCATGGCCCAGGCCCTCGCCCTCGCGCCCGAAGAGCGCCGCATCCGCATGAGCGCCCTTCGACGGCGCATCATGACCCACGACGTCCACCGCTGGGTCTCCCTCTTCCTCGGCACCCTCGAGCGCTCGGCGACCCAGCGGGAGCCCGCTGGCGCTCGCGAGTCCCCCGCCGAGCAGATCGACGCCGTCGTGACCTCGCTGCGCGCCGCGCCCTCCCTCCTCTTGCTCCTCGATTACGACGGGACCCTCGTCCCCTTCGCGGCCACCCCGCCCCAGGCGGCGCCGGACGAAGCGCTGCTCGCGCTCCTCCGCGACCTCGCCCGGCGGCCCGCCACCCGCGTTCACGTCGTCAGCGGGCGCCCCCACCAGGATCTGGAGCGATGGCTCGGCGCCCTCCCCATCGGCCTGCACGCCGAGCACGGCCTGTGGTCGCGCCTCACCCCGGATGCCGACTGGCACAGGAACATCGACCCCCAGACCCAGTGGAAAGACCACGTCCGCCCCATCGTCGAGCAGTTCGTCAGCAGCACCCCCGGCTCCTTGATCGAGGAGAAGGTCGCCTCCCTCGCCTGGCACTACCGCATGGCCGATCCCGGCTTCGGCGCATCCCAGGCCAAGGAGCTGCGGCTGCACCTCGGCGCCCTCCTCAGCAACCAGCCCCTGGAGATTCTCCAGGGCCACAAGGTCGTCGAGATCCGGATGCACGGCGTGAACAAGGGCGCCATCGTCCCCCTCGTCCTCTCTCCGGAACCCTCCGACGAGGCCATCCTCGCCCTGGGCGACGACCAGACCGACGAGGACCTCTTCGCCGCCCTCCCGCCCAGCGCCGTGGCCATCCACGTCGGCCCGAGCGACAGCCGCGCCCCGCACCGCATCCCCGATCCGGCCGCCGTCCGGCGCCTCTTGCAGCGCCTCCTCTCCTGA
- a CDS encoding patatin-like phospholipase family protein yields MPGPMRQGRTALVLAGGAARGAYEAGVVQYIVEELARDLDHVLRFDVLCGTSVGALNACGLAAFADLGQAGIRRLLEVWTKLEVAELVRPDARGILEMGTRLLGRPAGARVPAREGGVIDPSGLERLVESSIPFARIEENLRAGYLDALSVSTTHVTTGRTVVHVQRREGGLPPWGNDPTTVAREAKIGPQHALASSAIPILFRAVKLDGDYHCDGGLRQNVPLSPARRLGATHVLVVNPRHLEVTPLDDGAAEDVFPGPLFLLGKTLNALLLDRIDTDLARLSTINRILEAGTRVAGPSFVDDLNREMGFPEGIGLRPMQATLVRASDDIGRIATEYVRSPAFGRVSGMGGRLLRRLAERDSRSEADLLSYLLFDGGFAGQLIELGRADARARHEELCAFFTEAAKSAEEREFDEALTKRFPSQPQMEALDAE; encoded by the coding sequence ATGCCCGGACCGATGAGACAGGGGAGAACAGCGCTGGTCCTCGCAGGAGGTGCGGCGAGAGGCGCTTATGAAGCAGGGGTGGTGCAATACATCGTGGAGGAGCTCGCACGCGATCTCGATCACGTGCTGCGCTTCGATGTGCTCTGCGGGACCTCGGTGGGGGCGCTCAATGCATGCGGGCTCGCTGCATTCGCCGATCTCGGCCAGGCCGGGATCCGGCGGCTGCTCGAGGTGTGGACCAAGCTGGAGGTGGCCGAGCTGGTCCGCCCGGATGCGCGAGGGATCCTCGAAATGGGCACGCGGCTGCTGGGGCGGCCGGCAGGGGCGCGGGTGCCGGCGCGCGAGGGGGGCGTCATCGATCCCAGCGGACTGGAACGGCTGGTGGAGTCGAGCATCCCGTTCGCGCGGATCGAGGAGAACCTGCGCGCCGGCTACCTGGACGCGCTCAGCGTCTCCACGACCCACGTGACCACGGGGCGGACGGTGGTCCACGTGCAGCGCCGCGAGGGGGGGCTGCCCCCCTGGGGCAACGACCCGACGACGGTGGCCCGCGAGGCGAAGATCGGGCCGCAGCACGCGCTGGCGTCGTCGGCGATCCCCATCCTGTTCCGCGCGGTGAAGCTGGATGGTGATTACCATTGCGACGGGGGGCTCCGGCAGAACGTCCCGCTGTCGCCAGCGCGGCGCCTGGGGGCGACCCACGTGCTGGTGGTGAACCCGCGGCACCTGGAGGTCACGCCACTCGACGATGGGGCGGCGGAGGACGTGTTCCCGGGTCCCCTGTTCCTGCTCGGCAAGACGCTGAACGCGCTGCTCCTGGACCGGATCGACACCGACCTGGCGCGCCTGTCGACCATCAACCGGATCCTGGAGGCCGGGACGCGGGTCGCGGGGCCCAGCTTCGTGGACGATCTGAACCGGGAGATGGGCTTTCCCGAGGGGATCGGGCTCCGGCCGATGCAGGCGACGCTGGTCCGGGCGTCGGACGACATCGGGCGGATCGCGACGGAATACGTGCGATCGCCGGCCTTCGGGCGGGTATCCGGGATGGGAGGGCGTCTGCTCCGGCGGCTCGCCGAGCGGGACTCGCGCAGCGAGGCGGATCTGCTGTCCTACCTGCTGTTCGATGGGGGCTTCGCGGGGCAGCTCATCGAGCTGGGGCGCGCCGACGCCCGGGCGAGGCACGAGGAGCTGTGCGCCTTCTTCACCGAGGCGGCGAAGAGCGCCGAGGAGCGGGAGTTCGACGAGGCGCTCACCAAGCGGTTCCCCTCGCAGCCGCAGATGGAGGCGCTGGACGCGGAGTGA
- a CDS encoding SDR family oxidoreductase — MEKDPSDTVVVITGASSGIGRATAQLFAGAGASVVLAARSKETLEEVAIECSRVGGTALVVPTDVRSEDEVRELARRAIEHFGHIDVWVNNAAVSLFGRTEDVPYEAYRQVIETNLFGSIHGARAALPGFRAQGHGVLINVGSVAGIFGQPYTSAYCVTKFGVRGLGESLRQELMDAPNIHVCTVMPATVDTPIFQQAANYTGRAVQPIPPVIDPYRVAHTIVELVGRPQREVIVGWAGRMMAAQHAIAPGRAERRMAKTVEEKHLTDRPAPLSPGNLFSPVPEQNHVSGGWSRDGSPGRRERIPAALALSMPALGLAAAVLLLLRR, encoded by the coding sequence ATGGAGAAGGATCCTTCGGACACGGTCGTGGTGATCACCGGCGCATCGAGCGGGATCGGCCGGGCGACGGCGCAGCTCTTCGCCGGGGCCGGCGCCTCGGTGGTGCTCGCAGCGCGCAGCAAGGAGACGCTCGAAGAGGTGGCCATCGAGTGTTCGCGCGTGGGCGGGACCGCGCTGGTCGTGCCCACGGACGTGCGGAGCGAGGACGAGGTGCGTGAGCTCGCGCGGCGAGCCATCGAGCACTTCGGCCACATCGACGTGTGGGTGAACAATGCGGCCGTCTCGCTGTTCGGACGCACGGAAGACGTGCCTTACGAGGCGTACCGGCAGGTGATCGAGACCAACCTGTTCGGGAGCATCCACGGGGCGCGCGCGGCGCTGCCGGGTTTCCGCGCGCAAGGGCACGGGGTGCTCATCAACGTGGGCTCGGTGGCCGGGATCTTCGGGCAGCCCTACACGAGCGCGTACTGCGTGACGAAGTTCGGCGTGCGCGGTCTGGGCGAGAGCTTGCGGCAGGAGCTGATGGACGCGCCGAACATCCACGTGTGCACGGTGATGCCAGCGACCGTGGACACACCCATCTTCCAGCAGGCGGCGAACTACACGGGCCGCGCGGTGCAGCCGATCCCGCCGGTGATCGATCCCTACCGGGTCGCGCACACCATCGTGGAGCTCGTGGGTAGGCCGCAGCGCGAGGTGATCGTGGGCTGGGCCGGCCGGATGATGGCGGCGCAGCACGCGATCGCGCCCGGGAGAGCGGAGCGACGGATGGCGAAGACCGTGGAGGAAAAGCACCTGACGGATCGGCCAGCGCCGCTCTCGCCGGGGAACCTGTTTTCACCCGTGCCGGAGCAGAACCATGTCAGCGGTGGCTGGAGCCGCGATGGGTCGCCTGGGCGACGGGAGCGCATCCCCGCGGCGCTGGCGCTCTCGATGCCTGCGCTCGGGCTGGCCGCGGCGGTGCTGCTGCTGCTCCGGCGTTGA